A stretch of the Prochlorococcus marinus str. MIT 0918 genome encodes the following:
- the rlmB gene encoding 23S rRNA (guanosine(2251)-2'-O)-methyltransferase RlmB produces the protein MSFKDRRGRKTSRSSSIEGRKYRGNPSSMSWQETNKDQSQGKTYRKASRAFSENFVDNENQKRDLRNKKNKSTSNQSFSSPTREWGRVQSKRNTDRFSNNSEEVKYFDRRRKPIFQKHQKEGFINKNQNHEREEEKTVFHNESNDIFWGRHVIQSILESGRPIHRIWCTGEIRSSPRFFQLLKDAKSLGVLVEEVSWARLAHLTSGGVHQGIALQTAASETFDLKALIEGCSSLDEPPVLIALDGLTDPHNLGAIVRSSEALGAHGIILPQRRSAGLTGSVAKVAAGALEHLPVARVVNLNRAIEELKRIGYTAIGLAGDGDKTVNEISFDGPLVLVIGSEDKGLSLLTRKYCDELVRIPLRGVTSSLNASVATSVFMYEIARQGWMKDLSGQAPSPKLLRAKLTTKPLKDY, from the coding sequence ATGAGCTTTAAAGATCGCCGGGGCAGAAAAACATCTCGATCTTCTTCAATAGAAGGTAGGAAATATCGTGGCAACCCTTCTTCAATGAGTTGGCAAGAAACCAATAAAGATCAGTCACAAGGAAAAACTTATAGAAAAGCTTCAAGAGCTTTTAGCGAAAATTTTGTTGATAATGAAAATCAAAAAAGAGACTTAAGGAATAAGAAAAATAAATCAACTTCTAATCAGAGCTTCTCTAGTCCTACAAGAGAATGGGGCCGCGTACAATCAAAAAGAAATACAGACAGATTTTCTAATAATTCCGAAGAGGTAAAATATTTTGATAGACGAAGAAAACCTATTTTTCAAAAACACCAAAAAGAAGGATTTATCAATAAAAATCAAAATCATGAGCGAGAAGAAGAAAAGACTGTTTTTCACAATGAGTCAAATGATATTTTTTGGGGTAGGCATGTAATTCAGTCAATTCTTGAGTCTGGTAGGCCTATTCATAGAATTTGGTGTACTGGTGAGATTAGAAGCTCACCTCGTTTTTTTCAACTTTTAAAAGATGCCAAATCTTTAGGTGTTCTAGTTGAAGAAGTTTCTTGGGCAAGATTGGCTCATTTGACTAGTGGTGGTGTTCATCAAGGCATTGCTCTTCAAACAGCAGCATCTGAGACTTTTGACTTAAAGGCTTTGATAGAAGGGTGTAGTTCTTTAGACGAACCTCCTGTTTTGATAGCTCTTGATGGTCTTACGGATCCTCATAATTTAGGTGCAATAGTTAGATCTTCAGAAGCTTTAGGAGCTCATGGAATTATTCTTCCTCAAAGACGAAGTGCAGGATTGACAGGATCTGTAGCAAAAGTAGCTGCAGGTGCATTAGAACATTTACCGGTTGCAAGAGTAGTTAATTTGAATAGAGCTATTGAAGAATTGAAGAGAATTGGATATACAGCTATTGGTTTGGCAGGAGATGGTGATAAAACTGTTAATGAAATTTCGTTTGATGGCCCATTAGTTCTTGTAATAGGGTCTGAAGATAAAGGTCTTTCTCTTCTTACAAGAAAATATTGTGATGAACTTGTAAGAATTCCTTTAAGAGGGGTGACATCTAGTTTGAATGCTTCAGTAGCAACATCAGTATTTATGTATGAGATTGCTCGTCAAGGATGGATGAAAGACCTTTCAGGTCAGGCTCCATCTCCTAAGTTGCTAAGAGCAAAATTGACAACAAAACCTTTAAAAGACTATTAG
- a CDS encoding STAS domain-containing protein — translation MTVSLRGGSEKKKGCLVFYFTGQLDAYSEKQFTNFVNEKFTANKLPVVLDLTKIDFIDSSGLGVIVHFAKTCKKAKKSLGVVGNARVVQTIKLVRLEDYLHLSSDLSKALSQVAA, via the coding sequence TTGACCGTTTCTTTGCGGGGTGGGTCTGAGAAAAAGAAAGGCTGTTTGGTTTTTTATTTCACTGGACAGCTAGATGCTTATTCAGAGAAGCAATTTACAAATTTTGTTAATGAAAAGTTCACCGCAAATAAATTGCCCGTTGTCTTGGATTTAACAAAAATTGATTTTATAGATTCTTCTGGATTAGGAGTTATTGTTCATTTTGCTAAAACTTGTAAGAAGGCTAAGAAATCTCTTGGTGTTGTTGGTAATGCAAGAGTTGTTCAAACAATAAAACTTGTTCGTCTAGAAGATTATCTTCATTTGTCATCAGACTTAAGTAAGGCTCTTAGCCAAGTTGCGGCTTGA
- a CDS encoding DUF1816 domain-containing protein: MGPIRAFRSIGNSFGLAWWARIETNNPATTYWFGPFLTKRSLKAKMKLFLNDLSGEGIGSINHSYVRCRRVEPLTF; the protein is encoded by the coding sequence ATGGGCCCAATTAGGGCATTTCGAAGCATAGGTAATAGTTTTGGTTTGGCCTGGTGGGCTCGAATCGAAACTAATAATCCTGCTACCACTTATTGGTTTGGACCTTTCTTAACCAAGAGAAGTCTAAAAGCCAAGATGAAATTATTTTTAAATGATTTGTCTGGCGAAGGAATAGGGTCTATCAATCACAGCTATGTTCGCTGTAGAAGAGTTGAACCTTTAACTTTTTGA
- the msrA gene encoding peptide-methionine (S)-S-oxide reductase MsrA: MFKNWLTKEKENSYYPEGVKHFVLGNNINYKPSNKQSEIYFGCGCFWGAEKGFWKLPGVITTAVGYAGGDNENPTYRQVCSGNTNHAEVVRVVWEKSEIDISDLLKMFWECHDPTQGNRQGNDCGSQYRSAIFTNNKEHLEIAFKSLNAYQNLLTQEKFGSITTEVSSNQTFYFAEEYHQQYLAKPGSRPYCSAMPTNISLQNFPGSDYKLSTSIWENFNWEENHCVLRSSNDPIKK; this comes from the coding sequence ATGTTCAAAAATTGGCTAACTAAAGAAAAAGAAAATTCTTACTATCCTGAAGGGGTAAAACATTTTGTATTAGGAAACAATATCAATTACAAACCCAGTAATAAGCAAAGTGAAATATATTTTGGATGTGGATGTTTTTGGGGAGCTGAGAAAGGGTTTTGGAAATTACCTGGTGTAATAACAACCGCTGTTGGATATGCAGGTGGGGATAATGAGAATCCTACTTATAGACAAGTTTGCTCAGGAAATACTAATCATGCTGAAGTAGTAAGAGTTGTTTGGGAAAAGTCTGAAATTGATATCAGTGATTTACTTAAAATGTTCTGGGAATGTCATGATCCCACTCAAGGGAATAGACAAGGAAACGACTGTGGGAGTCAATATCGTTCAGCAATATTTACTAATAACAAAGAACATCTTGAAATAGCTTTTAAAAGCCTTAATGCATATCAAAATCTTTTAACTCAGGAAAAATTTGGATCAATAACAACTGAAGTTAGTAGCAATCAAACTTTCTACTTTGCTGAAGAATATCATCAGCAATACCTTGCGAAACCAGGCAGTAGGCCATATTGCTCAGCAATGCCAACAAATATTTCTTTACAGAATTTTCCTGGATCAGATTATAAGCTAAGTACTAGTATTTGGGAAAATTTTAATTGGGAAGAAAATCATTGTGTCCTCAGAAGCAGCAATGATCCAATAAAAAAATGA
- the trpD gene encoding anthranilate phosphoribosyltransferase encodes MSTVSWPKLLEKVLSAEELNSLEAKTLMNAWLKEELLPVQTGAFLTALRAKPVSGLELSTMAEVLRDACEYSLNLSESFLVDTCGTGGDGADTFNISTAVAFVSAACGVTIAKHGNRSASGKVGSADVLEELGINLNAPLELVANAIEKTNITFLFAPVWHSSLVNLAPLRKSLGIRTIFNLLGPLVNPFRPKAQVLGVAKQELLDPMVVAMKNLGLKRAVVVHGGGGLDEASLEGSNDFRFLENGHINSKVINIKELGLKPVSNDELKGGSLITNKEILQTVLQGEGTQAQKDVVALNTSLVLWASGVEIDISKGVKIALESMESGRPWEKFNELKGFLE; translated from the coding sequence ATGTCGACTGTCTCTTGGCCAAAACTACTTGAAAAGGTTTTATCAGCTGAAGAACTGAATTCATTGGAAGCCAAAACTCTTATGAATGCCTGGCTCAAGGAAGAACTTTTACCTGTACAAACAGGAGCTTTTTTAACTGCTTTAAGAGCTAAGCCTGTTTCAGGTCTAGAGCTTTCTACTATGGCTGAAGTTCTTAGAGACGCATGTGAATATTCTTTGAATCTTTCTGAATCGTTTTTGGTAGATACATGTGGTACAGGGGGGGATGGAGCAGATACTTTTAACATCTCAACAGCAGTGGCATTTGTTTCTGCTGCTTGTGGAGTAACTATTGCTAAGCATGGAAACCGAAGTGCAAGTGGAAAGGTTGGTTCTGCAGATGTTCTTGAAGAACTTGGGATAAATTTAAATGCGCCTCTTGAATTAGTTGCTAATGCTATTGAAAAGACAAATATTACATTTTTATTTGCACCTGTTTGGCATTCTTCTTTAGTTAATTTGGCTCCATTAAGAAAAAGCCTAGGAATAAGAACTATTTTTAATCTGCTTGGACCGTTAGTAAATCCATTTCGTCCTAAAGCGCAAGTGTTAGGTGTCGCGAAACAAGAATTGCTAGACCCAATGGTAGTCGCAATGAAAAACCTTGGCCTAAAAAGAGCCGTAGTTGTTCATGGAGGAGGAGGTTTGGATGAAGCATCTCTCGAAGGCAGTAATGATTTTAGATTTCTTGAAAATGGCCATATAAATTCCAAAGTGATTAATATCAAAGAATTAGGGCTTAAACCTGTATCAAATGATGAGCTTAAAGGTGGCTCATTGATAACAAATAAAGAGATTCTTCAAACTGTTTTGCAAGGTGAAGGCACCCAAGCTCAAAAGGATGTAGTAGCCCTTAACACTTCTTTGGTTTTATGGGCTTCAGGAGTTGAGATTGATATAAGTAAGGGAGTGAAAATAGCTTTAGAATCTATGGAATCTGGTAGGCCTTGGGAAAAATTTAATGAGTTAAAAGGATTTTTAGAATAA
- a CDS encoding Mini-ribonuclease 3, whose protein sequence is MTNWIRSLQPSGSPDDLGPIQLAWLGDAVWEMHQRLRLCQKPARAKDLHDLVVTKVKAEAQAEALSSLEIHLTEIERNFVKRGRNRVCRGSRKINIAIYGKATGFETLIGWLFLKNPIRLAQLLDQLDAIQSDKPLLK, encoded by the coding sequence TTGACTAATTGGATTCGATCTTTACAACCATCAGGTTCTCCTGATGATCTAGGACCTATTCAATTAGCTTGGTTAGGAGATGCCGTTTGGGAGATGCATCAAAGACTTCGCCTATGTCAGAAACCAGCTAGAGCAAAAGATCTTCATGATTTAGTTGTGACTAAGGTTAAGGCGGAAGCACAAGCAGAAGCCCTTTCATCTTTAGAGATTCATTTAACTGAAATTGAAAGAAATTTTGTTAAACGAGGACGCAATCGAGTTTGTCGTGGCTCTCGTAAGATAAATATTGCTATTTATGGAAAGGCAACTGGATTCGAAACTCTAATCGGATGGTTGTTTTTAAAAAACCCAATTCGCCTTGCACAATTATTGGATCAATTAGATGCAATTCAATCTGATAAACCTTTATTAAAATAA
- a CDS encoding ABC transporter ATP-binding protein, giving the protein MAVFRIDLIKRYLRPHKNTLILGGVSLIIVNILSVAIPFEVRRIIDALKEGFSFNDVLSKSAWIIILATVMGLVRLLSRQLVFGVGRQVEVNLRQRLFDHMLIQDPGWVQGIGSGEVITRATSDIENIRRLLGFAILSLTNTFLAYAFTIPAMLAINPFLTVVSISLYPIMLGTVRLFGGRMVKQRKRQQEALSSLSELIQEDLSGISAIKIYGQEVAEEKAFSSLNNNYKNAAINLARTASTLFPLLQGISSISLLLILALGSSFIEKGSLTIGGLIALILYVERLVFPTALLGFTLNTFQLGQVSLERVEELLNNEPLIKDNINNSPLNKPIKGKLKAKNLSVRYEDNGKNIIKDINFSINPGELVAIVGPVGCGKTTLARALCRMVNIKRNQLFLDGNDILDLKLEDLRKNIALVPQEGYLFTDSLANNIRYGDPYASIKEIQESSQQAHLDEDIKGFPDGFETLVGERGITLSGGQRQRTALSRALLISSPIIVLDDALASVDNKTAAAILSSIRQQENRTILMISHQLSAAAACDRIIVLNEGELVQEGTHTDLINKNGVYKQLWERERAVEQLD; this is encoded by the coding sequence ATGGCAGTTTTTAGGATTGATCTAATAAAAAGATATTTAAGGCCTCATAAAAACACTTTGATATTGGGAGGAGTGAGCCTAATAATTGTAAATATACTAAGCGTAGCAATACCTTTTGAAGTTCGTCGCATCATAGATGCCTTAAAAGAAGGATTTTCCTTTAACGATGTACTAAGCAAATCAGCATGGATAATTATCCTTGCAACAGTTATGGGTTTAGTTCGACTTTTGTCTAGGCAACTGGTATTCGGAGTTGGTAGGCAAGTAGAAGTAAATCTAAGACAAAGACTTTTCGATCATATGCTCATACAAGATCCAGGATGGGTCCAAGGTATAGGAAGTGGAGAGGTTATTACCAGAGCAACCAGTGACATAGAAAACATTAGGAGACTGCTTGGCTTCGCAATATTGAGTCTTACCAATACCTTCCTTGCCTATGCATTCACAATTCCAGCAATGCTAGCAATTAACCCTTTTTTAACTGTTGTTTCCATATCTCTTTATCCAATAATGCTAGGAACTGTTAGGCTTTTTGGAGGCAGAATGGTCAAACAACGCAAGCGACAACAAGAAGCACTATCAAGTCTCAGCGAATTAATTCAAGAAGATCTTTCAGGAATAAGTGCTATAAAAATTTATGGTCAAGAGGTTGCCGAAGAAAAAGCATTCTCAAGTTTAAATAATAATTATAAAAATGCAGCAATAAATTTAGCTAGAACAGCCAGTACACTATTCCCACTTTTGCAGGGAATTTCTTCAATATCATTACTTTTAATTCTTGCTTTAGGGAGCAGTTTTATTGAGAAAGGCTCTCTTACGATTGGAGGCCTAATCGCACTAATATTATATGTAGAAAGATTAGTATTCCCAACTGCTCTATTAGGCTTTACTCTAAATACTTTTCAATTAGGTCAGGTTAGCCTAGAGCGTGTAGAAGAATTACTTAATAACGAACCTCTTATTAAAGATAACATTAATAATAGCCCTTTAAATAAACCAATCAAAGGAAAGTTAAAAGCCAAAAATCTTTCCGTTAGGTATGAAGATAATGGTAAAAATATTATAAAGGATATAAATTTTTCAATTAATCCAGGAGAGTTAGTTGCAATAGTAGGCCCAGTTGGTTGCGGAAAAACAACTCTTGCCAGAGCTTTATGCAGAATGGTAAATATAAAAAGAAACCAATTATTCTTAGACGGTAATGATATTCTTGATCTTAAGCTAGAGGATCTTCGAAAGAACATTGCTTTGGTACCACAAGAAGGATATTTATTTACAGACTCATTAGCAAATAATATTAGATATGGTGATCCATATGCATCAATAAAAGAGATTCAGGAATCATCTCAGCAAGCACATCTTGATGAAGATATAAAAGGTTTCCCTGATGGGTTTGAAACCCTTGTTGGAGAAAGAGGAATAACTCTAAGTGGAGGCCAACGACAAAGGACAGCCTTAAGCAGGGCTTTATTAATTAGCTCACCAATAATTGTTCTTGATGATGCACTTGCTAGTGTTGATAATAAAACTGCAGCAGCAATACTTTCTTCAATTAGGCAACAAGAAAATAGAACTATTTTAATGATAAGTCATCAACTTTCAGCAGCTGCAGCATGTGATCGTATTATTGTTTTAAATGAAGGAGAACTTGTTCAAGAAGGTACTCATACAGATTTGATCAATAAGAATGGTGTATACAAACAACTTTGGGAAAGAGAGAGAGCAGTTGAACAACTAGATTGA
- the gatA gene encoding Asp-tRNA(Asn)/Glu-tRNA(Gln) amidotransferase subunit GatA, whose translation MTIAKWRERLIKGEVSSLELVEKKISRIEKLDGTIHSFLYLHHERARKLASQIDEARAAGKELPPLAGIPIAIKDNLCTRGIPTTCSSRILEGFIPPYESTATERLWKSGAILIGKTNLDEFAMGSSTETSTFGATFNPWDTTRVPGGSSGGSAAAVASGLCVASLGSDTGGSIRQPASFCGVVGLKPTYGRVSRWGLVAFASSLDQIGPFANNVADSAELLQVIAGKDPKDSTCLDVPVPDFTEHLSASISGFRVGLIKECFNQKGLDLEVKESVLKAAAHLESLGAEVIEVSCPRFIDGIATYYVIAPSEASANLARYDGVKYGFRADNEDCLSSMTSFSRAKGFGSEVQRRILIGTYALSAGYVDAYYKKAQQVRTLIRRDFDNAFQNVDILLTPTAPTTAFAAGAHENDPLSMYLSDLLTIPANLAGLPAISLPCGFDKKGLPIGLQLISNVLEEPRLLQVAHQYEQTAHVMGSAPATNLIPS comes from the coding sequence ATGACCATAGCTAAATGGCGAGAAAGATTGATCAAGGGAGAAGTGTCTTCTCTTGAACTTGTAGAGAAAAAAATTTCTAGAATAGAAAAACTCGACGGTACTATTCATTCTTTTTTGTATTTACACCATGAAAGAGCGCGGAAATTAGCTTCTCAAATAGATGAAGCTAGAGCTGCTGGTAAAGAGTTACCTCCTTTAGCAGGTATTCCTATAGCCATTAAAGATAATCTATGTACTAGAGGTATACCGACTACATGTTCAAGTCGAATATTAGAAGGATTTATACCACCATATGAATCTACAGCAACCGAAAGACTTTGGAAGTCAGGAGCAATATTAATAGGAAAAACAAATTTAGATGAGTTTGCGATGGGAAGTTCTACAGAGACCTCGACTTTTGGAGCAACTTTTAACCCTTGGGATACTACGAGAGTCCCAGGTGGGAGTTCAGGAGGCAGCGCCGCTGCTGTTGCATCGGGTTTGTGCGTAGCTTCTTTGGGATCTGATACTGGAGGCTCGATACGGCAGCCTGCTTCTTTTTGTGGTGTTGTAGGACTAAAGCCTACTTACGGTAGGGTTAGTAGATGGGGTTTGGTAGCATTTGCGAGTTCATTAGATCAGATCGGCCCTTTCGCTAATAATGTTGCAGACTCTGCAGAACTTTTACAGGTTATAGCAGGAAAAGATCCTAAAGATTCAACATGTTTAGATGTTCCAGTCCCTGACTTTACAGAGCATTTGTCTGCCTCTATATCAGGTTTTCGTGTTGGACTGATTAAAGAATGTTTTAACCAGAAAGGACTTGATTTAGAAGTGAAGGAATCGGTTTTAAAAGCTGCTGCTCACCTTGAATCTCTTGGAGCAGAGGTAATAGAGGTTTCATGTCCTCGTTTTATTGATGGAATAGCTACTTATTATGTAATTGCACCCTCAGAAGCCTCAGCAAATTTGGCTAGATACGATGGAGTGAAATATGGTTTTAGAGCGGACAATGAAGATTGTCTGTCTTCTATGACTTCTTTTAGTAGAGCTAAAGGTTTTGGCAGCGAGGTTCAAAGAAGAATTTTGATAGGCACTTATGCATTGTCTGCAGGGTATGTAGATGCTTATTACAAAAAAGCACAACAGGTGAGGACTTTAATAAGACGTGATTTTGATAATGCTTTTCAAAATGTTGATATTCTTTTAACCCCTACGGCTCCTACTACTGCTTTTGCTGCAGGGGCACATGAGAATGACCCTTTGTCAATGTATCTTTCAGATCTATTGACTATTCCAGCTAATTTAGCTGGGCTCCCAGCTATAAGTCTTCCTTGTGGGTTTGATAAAAAGGGATTGCCTATTGGTCTTCAACTAATATCAAATGTTCTTGAAGAACCCCGTTTATTGCAAGTAGCACATCAATATGAGCAAACTGCTCATGTAATGGGTTCTGCACCAGCCACAAATTTAATACCTTCTTAA
- the carA gene encoding glutamine-hydrolyzing carbamoyl-phosphate synthase small subunit: MTTFEKDDAILLLSDGTLIKGKSFGSKGTVIGEIVFNTGITGYQEVLTDPSYFGQLITFTYPELGNTGVNSEDNESDSPYAKGVIVRNFARTPSNWRANITFEKWLKEENVVGIYGVDTRELVRHLRSSGTMNALICSELKEVSLSSLLERIQAAPIMKGLNLAEKVTTTKFYKWDTTAIPEFDKRLKLEPQIPFKVVAIDFGIKRSILNRLVAHGCEVVVLPSNAGYKDVLDLEPEGIFFSNGPGDPAAVKEGIDLAKRLIEERDLPMFGICLGHQILGLALGGKTFKLTYGHRGLNHPCGISGRVEITSQNHGFALEAESLNSNNVDITHLNLNDGTVAGIAMCNRPVFGIQYHPEASPGPHDADYHFARFAEVMSERR, from the coding sequence ATGACTACTTTTGAGAAAGACGATGCAATTTTGCTTTTATCTGATGGCACTTTAATAAAAGGAAAGTCTTTTGGAAGTAAAGGTACTGTAATAGGTGAAATAGTATTTAATACTGGCATAACCGGATATCAAGAGGTTTTAACTGATCCAAGTTATTTTGGGCAATTAATAACATTTACATACCCTGAACTAGGTAATACTGGAGTGAATTCTGAAGATAATGAATCTGATTCCCCATATGCAAAAGGTGTTATCGTAAGAAACTTTGCTCGAACACCTAGTAATTGGCGTGCAAATATCACTTTTGAAAAATGGCTTAAAGAAGAGAATGTTGTTGGCATATATGGTGTTGACACAAGAGAACTTGTAAGGCATTTAAGAAGCTCTGGAACTATGAATGCTCTTATTTGCTCTGAATTGAAAGAAGTTTCTTTGTCTAGTTTGTTAGAAAGAATTCAAGCTGCTCCTATCATGAAGGGACTTAATTTAGCTGAAAAAGTTACTACGACAAAGTTTTACAAATGGGACACAACTGCTATTCCAGAATTTGATAAAAGATTGAAATTGGAACCACAAATTCCTTTTAAGGTTGTAGCTATTGATTTTGGGATTAAACGATCAATTTTGAACCGGCTTGTAGCACATGGCTGTGAAGTTGTTGTGCTGCCTTCGAATGCAGGCTATAAAGATGTATTGGATTTAGAACCAGAAGGAATCTTCTTTTCAAATGGACCTGGTGATCCAGCTGCTGTTAAGGAAGGAATTGATTTAGCTAAAAGATTAATTGAAGAAAGAGATTTACCTATGTTTGGCATATGTCTAGGCCATCAAATCTTAGGTTTGGCTCTAGGTGGTAAAACTTTTAAATTGACCTATGGACATAGAGGTTTAAATCATCCATGTGGCATAAGTGGCCGTGTTGAAATTACTAGCCAAAATCATGGCTTTGCTCTTGAAGCAGAATCATTAAATTCAAACAATGTAGATATTACTCATTTAAATCTTAATGATGGGACAGTAGCAGGCATAGCAATGTGTAACAGACCTGTTTTCGGGATTCAATATCACCCAGAAGCCAGTCCAGGGCCTCATGATGCAGATTATCATTTTGCACGTTTTGCTGAAGTAATGTCAGAACGACGTTGA
- a CDS encoding iron uptake porin has product MKLFQQLLVAPAALGLLAPLAANAAEVNINDVANYATTGAEVTTAQYSDVVPGDWAYTALQNLSESYGCVDNAYTQNLKSGQALTRYEAAALINACLEGGLASADVDSDAVRLSNEFGTEMAILKGRVDGLEYKVKELSAGQFSSTTKMSGGAVFTTGFVDGPSSKDDNKLATEYNFTVDLNTSFNGRDGLYAQVVQGNQSELVLESSETDSTLTVGSLYYSFPVGDFQVTAGPLVDQDDVISASTSIYSENFRLDTMRFSAAGTETGPGVAVAYANDSGFNGSVSYVAQDGENGTKGMFSREGDDVLTASLGYDADNFGGGILYKNADNNGDTNGEKTFGVGAYFAPENLPTISVAYDTKDPETVSTTTNPTGKNSSALTIGLDYEVGPGTASLAWQSFEDASISSYKTQTLSNYELYYSYPVSDGIDVQGGLFYEEGNGRQADTVGYIVETFFSF; this is encoded by the coding sequence ATGAAGCTTTTCCAGCAATTGCTGGTAGCTCCTGCTGCTCTGGGTCTATTGGCTCCTTTAGCTGCTAATGCAGCTGAAGTCAACATCAATGATGTTGCCAATTATGCGACTACAGGTGCAGAGGTAACTACTGCTCAATACTCCGATGTTGTTCCTGGAGATTGGGCTTATACAGCTCTTCAAAATCTAAGTGAGAGCTATGGCTGTGTAGACAATGCCTACACACAAAATCTTAAGAGTGGTCAGGCTCTAACTCGTTATGAGGCTGCTGCACTTATTAATGCATGTTTAGAAGGCGGTTTAGCTTCTGCTGACGTTGATTCTGATGCAGTTCGTCTTTCCAATGAGTTTGGCACTGAAATGGCCATCCTTAAAGGACGTGTTGATGGACTTGAGTACAAAGTTAAGGAACTTAGTGCTGGACAGTTCTCTTCTACAACCAAAATGTCTGGAGGAGCTGTATTCACAACTGGTTTCGTTGATGGACCTAGCTCCAAAGATGATAACAAGCTAGCAACTGAGTACAACTTCACTGTTGACCTTAATACCAGCTTCAATGGTAGAGATGGTCTTTATGCACAGGTAGTACAAGGTAACCAATCTGAACTTGTACTTGAAAGTTCAGAGACAGATAGTACTCTAACTGTTGGTTCACTTTACTACTCATTCCCAGTAGGCGATTTCCAAGTAACAGCTGGTCCTCTAGTTGACCAAGATGATGTTATTTCAGCAAGCACTTCTATCTATTCTGAGAACTTCAGATTAGACACAATGCGTTTTAGTGCTGCAGGTACTGAGACTGGTCCTGGTGTTGCTGTTGCTTACGCTAATGACAGTGGTTTCAACGGTTCAGTAAGCTACGTTGCTCAAGATGGTGAGAATGGTACTAAAGGTATGTTCTCCAGAGAAGGAGATGACGTACTGACTGCATCACTTGGTTATGATGCAGACAACTTCGGTGGTGGAATTCTTTATAAGAATGCCGATAACAATGGTGACACCAATGGTGAAAAGACATTCGGTGTAGGTGCATACTTTGCTCCTGAGAATCTACCTACTATTAGTGTTGCTTATGACACTAAGGATCCAGAAACAGTTAGTACAACAACTAACCCAACTGGTAAGAATTCATCCGCTCTTACGATCGGATTGGATTATGAGGTAGGTCCTGGTACTGCAAGCCTTGCTTGGCAGAGCTTCGAAGATGCTTCTATTTCATCTTATAAGACCCAAACCCTTTCTAACTACGAACTTTACTACTCATATCCTGTATCCGATGGTATCGATGTACAGGGTGGTTTGTTCTATGAAGAAGGCAACGGTCGTCAAGCTGACACAGTTGGCTATATAGTTGAAACATTCTTTAGCTTCTAA
- a CDS encoding DUF3288 family protein — protein MEGQNHPLYIVDREHLNRLISKDMPEDEDLLNIARLLMRYEGFPGAKDIQLDIAKILKSWGMTQETLNSKTRDIWSKGYRPSNYADENLGSSFDTSDNSSS, from the coding sequence ATGGAAGGACAGAACCATCCACTGTACATAGTAGATCGTGAACACCTAAACAGATTGATATCTAAAGACATGCCAGAAGACGAAGACTTGCTTAACATTGCTAGGTTGTTAATGAGATATGAGGGCTTCCCTGGAGCCAAGGATATTCAATTGGATATAGCTAAAATTTTAAAATCTTGGGGAATGACTCAGGAGACACTTAATTCTAAAACAAGAGATATTTGGTCAAAAGGGTATAGACCTTCTAATTATGCAGATGAGAATCTAGGGTCAAGTTTTGATACATCAGATAATTCTTCAAGTTGA